One Halovivax ruber XH-70 genomic region harbors:
- the gyrB gene encoding DNA topoisomerase (ATP-hydrolyzing) subunit B yields the protein MSQEREYGAGQIQVLEGLEAVRKRPAMYIGSTDSRGLHHLVYEVVDNSIDEALAGHCEDITVTIHEDGSVSVVDDGRGIPVDTHEEYDRPALEVILTVLHAGGKFDSKSYQVSGGLHGVGVSVVNALSERLEVTVTRDGGIYEHGFDRGEPDGEMEQVGEPDASNETGTSIRFWPDDQIFETLEFSYATLSNRLRELAFLNSGVAITLRDEREVDDEGVIVQETFEYDGGIREFVEYINETRSPLHRDVVYFTDEDQSIQVEVAMQATEELQGSIHAFANNINTREGGTHLTGFKTALTRVVNDYANENDLLSDLDENLKGEDIREGLTAVISVKHPDPQFEGQTKTKLGNSEVRGIVEGAMHDGLATYFEENPDTAQAIVLKAVEAAKARKAAKQAEELTRRKSALDSTALPGKLADCQTRDPDEAELFIAEGDSAGGSAKQARNPDYQAILPIKGKILNVEKHRLDRILENDEIRNLITAIGAGIGDEFDLDEVRYKKIIMATDADVDGAHIRTLLLTFFYRHMRPLIEHGYVYATQPPLYRIRYRGETYDAMTDAERDEIVAEKCDGNPSQVQRFKGLGEMNPEQLWDTTMNPENRILKQVSIEDAAAADRMFSVLMGDAVEPRKQFIKENAPEAEWVDI from the coding sequence ATGTCACAGGAACGCGAGTACGGCGCTGGCCAAATTCAGGTCCTCGAAGGACTTGAGGCCGTACGAAAACGGCCGGCGATGTACATCGGCTCTACTGACTCACGCGGACTCCATCATCTGGTCTACGAGGTCGTCGACAACTCTATCGACGAAGCACTCGCAGGCCACTGTGAAGATATCACCGTCACGATCCACGAAGACGGCTCCGTTAGCGTGGTCGACGACGGCCGCGGGATCCCCGTGGACACACACGAGGAGTACGACCGTCCCGCCCTGGAGGTTATCTTGACGGTGCTTCACGCCGGCGGGAAGTTCGACAGCAAATCCTACCAGGTCTCCGGCGGCCTCCACGGCGTCGGTGTCTCCGTCGTCAACGCACTCTCCGAACGGCTCGAGGTCACCGTCACGCGTGACGGTGGTATCTACGAACACGGCTTCGATCGCGGCGAACCCGACGGTGAGATGGAGCAAGTCGGTGAGCCCGACGCCTCGAACGAAACCGGAACGTCGATCCGGTTCTGGCCGGACGACCAGATCTTCGAGACGCTCGAGTTCTCGTACGCGACGCTTTCGAACCGTCTCCGCGAACTCGCGTTTCTCAATTCCGGCGTCGCGATCACGCTCAGAGACGAGCGCGAGGTCGACGACGAGGGCGTGATCGTCCAGGAGACGTTCGAGTACGACGGCGGCATTCGCGAGTTCGTCGAGTACATCAACGAAACCCGCTCGCCCCTGCACCGTGACGTCGTCTACTTCACGGACGAGGACCAGAGTATTCAGGTCGAGGTCGCCATGCAGGCCACCGAGGAGCTGCAGGGTTCGATCCACGCCTTCGCCAACAACATCAACACACGCGAAGGCGGGACCCACCTCACCGGGTTCAAGACTGCGCTCACGCGCGTCGTCAACGATTACGCAAACGAGAACGACCTCCTCTCCGATCTCGACGAGAACCTGAAGGGAGAGGATATCCGCGAGGGGCTCACCGCCGTCATCTCGGTCAAACATCCCGATCCGCAGTTCGAGGGCCAGACGAAGACCAAACTGGGCAACAGCGAGGTCCGCGGGATCGTCGAGGGAGCCATGCACGACGGCCTCGCGACGTACTTCGAAGAGAACCCCGACACGGCCCAGGCCATCGTTCTGAAAGCCGTCGAGGCGGCGAAAGCTCGCAAAGCCGCGAAACAGGCGGAAGAACTCACCCGCCGTAAATCTGCACTGGACTCGACCGCACTCCCTGGCAAACTCGCAGACTGTCAGACCCGAGATCCGGACGAAGCCGAACTCTTCATCGCGGAGGGTGACTCCGCAGGTGGCAGCGCGAAACAGGCTCGGAACCCGGATTACCAGGCGATCCTCCCCATCAAAGGGAAGATTCTAAACGTCGAGAAACACCGGCTCGATCGCATCCTCGAAAACGACGAGATTCGAAACCTGATCACCGCGATCGGCGCCGGGATCGGCGACGAGTTCGATCTCGACGAAGTCCGGTACAAGAAGATCATCATGGCCACGGACGCCGACGTCGACGGGGCCCACATCCGGACCCTGCTGTTGACGTTTTTCTACCGCCACATGCGGCCACTGATCGAACACGGGTACGTCTACGCAACCCAGCCGCCGCTGTACCGCATTCGCTACCGCGGTGAGACCTACGACGCGATGACCGACGCAGAACGTGACGAGATCGTTGCGGAGAAGTGCGACGGCAATCCCTCCCAGGTCCAGCGCTTCAAGGGCCTCGGGGAGATGAACCCCGAACAGCTCTGGGACACGACGATGAACCCGGAGAACCGCATCCTCAAACAGGTGTCCATCGAGGACGCAGCGGCCGCAGACCGGATGTTCTCGGTCCTGATGGGCGACGCCGTCGAACCTCGCAAACAGTTCATCAAAGAGAACGCCCCCGAGGCGGAGTGGGTGGATATCTAA
- a CDS encoding Rrf2 family transcriptional regulator, which yields MSSIELTSSQKMILRALTNLHAGAEDAIKGEDIAEQVDRNPGTIRNQMQSLKALQLVEGVPGPKGGYKPTAKAFEALGVQQLDEPAPVPLAVDGEPVEDIVVEEIDLSSVHHPDLCRAEVHIQGSLDVSDEDRIRVGPTPLSKLVVEGTLDGKDDTNNVLILQIEEMIAPAEEPAH from the coding sequence ATGTCGTCCATCGAGCTCACCTCCAGCCAGAAAATGATCTTGCGGGCGCTGACGAACCTCCACGCTGGAGCCGAGGACGCGATCAAAGGCGAGGACATCGCCGAACAGGTCGACCGGAACCCGGGGACGATCCGGAATCAGATGCAGAGCCTGAAAGCCCTCCAGCTCGTCGAAGGTGTGCCCGGTCCCAAGGGCGGGTACAAACCGACGGCGAAAGCCTTCGAGGCCCTCGGCGTACAACAACTCGACGAACCAGCCCCGGTGCCACTCGCCGTCGACGGTGAGCCAGTCGAGGACATCGTCGTCGAAGAGATCGACCTCTCGAGCGTTCACCATCCCGACCTGTGTCGGGCCGAAGTCCACATTCAGGGCTCACTCGACGTCAGTGACGAGGACCGGATACGCGTCGGGCCGACACCGCTCTCGAAACTCGTCGTCGAGGGAACGCTCGACGGAAAAGACGATACCAACAACGTACTGATTCTCCAGATCGAGGAGATGATCGCCCCAGCGGAAGAACCAGCTCACTGA
- the gyrA gene encoding DNA gyrase subunit A has protein sequence MSSEAPDPSDVEARTVETVRIEDEMEQSYIDYAMSVIAGRALPDVRDGLKPVHRRILYAMHEMGVTSGSSHRKSSSVVGETMGDYHPHGDSPIYDALVRMAQDFSMRYPLVDGQGNFGSMDGDPAAAARYTEARMAPLAEELLTDIEKDTIDFQPNYDDRLQEPTVLPSAFPNLLVNGSSGIAVGMSTNIPPHNLGEVIDATVELIENPEATVEDLMEHVKGPDFPTGANIVGRDAIYSAYKTGRGRIRVRAEFEVEEWKPDRDRIVITEIPYQQNKAKLVERIAEDVNEGEIEGISDLRDESDRNGVRIVVELKRGANTEIVKNRLLENHLERTFGVINLALVDGQPQVLTLKETLEEYISHRREVVRRRSEHDLAEAEDRAHILEGRLKALDIIDDVVDLIRNSEDRDEARTGLENEFGFSEAQAAHIVRMQLGSLTNMEAAELEAEYEDVQDEIEYLTSILENESKLLGVIKDELRAIKDEYDDDRRTSIIEDVGTVTHEDLIPEEEVLIVMTEDDYVKRMPVSNFDPQGRGGKGIIGCDVKEDDRVTTVFQANTHDYLLCFTNQGQVYQLKAYEIPEMGRTARGKSAVNILDLDPGEELTAIVDTDAFGDDEFVTMVTRHGYVKRTRGDEFDNILTTGIIAASLEDGDELVDVEVTDGTNDLVIGTEQGMTIRFDETEARAMGRNARGVNGIKLEGDDAVAGLVATTEADERALLTVTENGYGKRTLLSEYRTQSRYGKGLIDIKTEERNGPATALKAVAPDDQLVIMSERGQIMRTRASEISTVSRNTMGVTVMDVEAGDAVASVDVLSVDVDTEESD, from the coding sequence ATGAGTTCTGAAGCCCCCGATCCGAGTGACGTCGAGGCGCGGACCGTCGAGACGGTTCGGATCGAAGACGAGATGGAGCAAAGTTACATCGACTACGCGATGAGCGTCATCGCGGGACGCGCCCTGCCGGACGTCCGTGACGGGTTGAAGCCCGTCCACCGGCGCATCCTCTATGCGATGCACGAGATGGGCGTCACCAGCGGGTCGAGTCACCGCAAGTCCTCGTCCGTCGTGGGCGAGACGATGGGTGACTACCACCCCCACGGCGACAGCCCGATCTACGACGCGCTGGTGCGGATGGCTCAGGATTTCTCGATGCGCTACCCGCTGGTCGACGGCCAGGGGAACTTCGGGTCGATGGACGGCGATCCGGCTGCAGCGGCCCGGTACACTGAGGCCCGGATGGCGCCCCTCGCGGAGGAGTTGCTGACCGACATCGAGAAGGACACCATCGACTTTCAGCCCAACTACGACGATCGCCTGCAGGAACCGACGGTCCTTCCGTCGGCGTTTCCCAATCTGCTCGTCAACGGGTCGTCCGGGATCGCGGTCGGCATGTCGACGAACATCCCGCCGCACAACCTGGGCGAGGTGATCGACGCGACGGTCGAACTCATCGAGAACCCCGAGGCCACCGTCGAGGACCTGATGGAGCACGTCAAGGGCCCCGACTTCCCGACGGGTGCCAACATCGTCGGTCGCGACGCCATCTACTCGGCGTACAAGACCGGCCGCGGACGCATTCGCGTCCGGGCCGAGTTCGAGGTCGAAGAGTGGAAGCCAGACCGTGATCGCATCGTCATCACCGAGATTCCCTACCAGCAGAACAAGGCGAAGCTAGTCGAGCGTATCGCCGAGGACGTCAACGAGGGCGAAATCGAGGGGATCTCCGACCTGCGAGACGAGTCCGACCGCAACGGCGTCCGCATCGTCGTCGAACTCAAACGCGGCGCGAACACCGAGATCGTCAAGAACCGTCTGCTCGAGAACCACCTGGAGCGGACCTTCGGCGTCATCAACCTCGCACTGGTCGACGGCCAGCCACAGGTGCTGACGCTGAAGGAGACGCTGGAGGAGTACATCTCCCACCGACGCGAAGTCGTCCGCCGCCGCTCCGAACACGACCTCGCCGAGGCCGAAGACCGTGCCCACATCCTCGAGGGACGGTTGAAGGCGCTCGACATCATCGACGACGTCGTCGACCTCATCCGTAACTCCGAGGATCGGGACGAGGCCCGTACCGGCCTCGAGAACGAGTTCGGCTTCTCCGAGGCGCAGGCAGCCCACATCGTCCGGATGCAACTCGGGAGCCTCACCAACATGGAGGCGGCCGAACTCGAAGCCGAGTACGAGGATGTACAGGACGAAATCGAGTATCTGACTTCCATTCTCGAAAACGAGTCGAAACTCCTCGGCGTCATCAAAGACGAACTCCGGGCGATCAAAGACGAGTACGACGACGACCGACGCACGTCGATCATCGAAGACGTCGGTACCGTCACACACGAGGACCTCATTCCGGAAGAAGAGGTTCTCATCGTCATGACCGAAGACGATTACGTCAAGCGCATGCCCGTCTCGAACTTCGACCCGCAGGGCCGTGGAGGCAAAGGTATCATCGGCTGTGACGTCAAGGAAGACGATCGGGTGACGACCGTCTTCCAGGCGAACACGCACGACTACCTGCTCTGTTTCACCAATCAGGGCCAGGTCTACCAGCTCAAAGCCTACGAGATCCCGGAGATGGGGCGGACGGCACGCGGTAAATCCGCCGTCAACATCCTCGATCTCGATCCCGGGGAGGAACTCACCGCCATCGTCGACACCGACGCGTTCGGCGACGACGAGTTCGTCACCATGGTCACTCGCCACGGCTACGTCAAGCGGACCCGTGGTGACGAGTTCGACAACATCCTCACTACCGGCATCATCGCCGCCTCGCTAGAAGATGGCGACGAACTGGTCGACGTCGAGGTCACCGACGGCACGAACGACCTCGTCATCGGCACGGAGCAGGGAATGACGATCCGCTTCGACGAGACCGAGGCCCGTGCGATGGGGCGCAACGCCCGTGGGGTCAACGGGATCAAACTCGAAGGAGACGACGCGGTGGCTGGGCTGGTCGCCACGACCGAAGCCGACGAGCGGGCCCTGCTCACCGTCACGGAGAACGGCTACGGCAAGCGGACGCTACTCTCCGAGTACCGCACTCAGTCACGGTACGGCAAGGGACTCATCGACATCAAGACCGAGGAGCGAAACGGGCCAGCCACCGCGCTGAAGGCGGTGGCACCCGACGACCAGCTCGTCATCATGAGCGAGCGTGGACAGATCATGCGGACGCGAGCCAGTGAAATCTCGACGGTCAGCCGAAACACGATGGGTGTGACGGTCATGGACGTCGAGGCCGGCGACGCGGTCGCGAGCGTCGACGTCCTGTCCGTCGACGTCGACACCGAGGAGTCTGACTGA
- a CDS encoding DNA topoisomerase IV subunit A yields the protein MSTSTSLNEQEAREQLLELAAEFYDQFAEGDVPRMQIPTRTKSNIEYDEEKDVWVYGDRSSTRSAKTVSGAQKLLKATYTIDFLANQLEEDRSSTLRELYYLSESWDLDEAQFNTQDESNNLIEDLEIVSEVKREDFHMRPEESGAKVMGPLLLREQTRRGDREIHCQKDVGQGGYQIPNNPDTIEFLDNDADFVLAVETGGMRDRLVENGFDDEYNSIVVHLGGQPARATRRLIKRMRNELDLPVVVFADGDPWSYRIYGSVAYGSIKSAHLSEYLATPDAQYIGIRPEDIVEYDLPTDPLSDSDVNALESELEDPRFQTEFWEEQIELQLEIEKKSEQQSLAARGLDFVTDTYLPTRLEEMNVL from the coding sequence ATGAGCACGAGCACATCGCTAAACGAGCAGGAAGCACGCGAACAGTTACTCGAACTGGCCGCCGAGTTCTACGACCAGTTTGCCGAGGGAGACGTCCCGCGGATGCAGATTCCGACACGGACGAAGTCGAACATCGAGTACGACGAGGAGAAGGACGTCTGGGTCTACGGGGATCGTAGCAGCACCCGCAGTGCGAAGACCGTCTCCGGCGCGCAGAAACTGCTGAAGGCGACGTACACGATCGACTTTCTCGCCAACCAGCTCGAAGAAGATCGCTCGTCGACCCTGCGTGAGTTGTACTACCTCTCCGAGTCGTGGGATCTAGACGAGGCGCAGTTCAACACGCAGGACGAGTCGAACAATCTGATCGAGGACTTAGAGATCGTCTCCGAAGTGAAACGCGAAGACTTCCACATGCGTCCGGAAGAGTCGGGCGCGAAGGTCATGGGGCCGCTCCTTCTCAGAGAGCAGACCCGCCGCGGTGACCGCGAGATTCACTGTCAGAAAGACGTTGGACAGGGCGGCTATCAGATCCCGAACAACCCGGATACGATCGAGTTCCTCGATAACGATGCCGATTTCGTCCTTGCCGTCGAGACCGGTGGTATGCGCGATCGACTCGTCGAGAACGGATTCGACGACGAGTACAACAGCATCGTCGTCCACCTCGGCGGCCAGCCGGCGAGGGCGACCCGCCGATTGATCAAGCGCATGCGAAACGAGCTCGACCTCCCCGTGGTCGTCTTCGCCGACGGTGACCCGTGGTCCTACCGGATCTACGGCTCCGTCGCCTACGGGTCGATCAAATCGGCTCACCTTTCGGAATACCTCGCGACGCCAGACGCCCAGTACATCGGCATTCGGCCGGAAGACATCGTCGAGTACGACCTGCCAACCGATCCGCTGTCGGATTCGGACGTCAACGCGCTCGAAAGCGAACTCGAGGACCCCCGGTTCCAGACCGAATTCTGGGAGGAACAGATCGAACTACAACTCGAGATCGAGAAGAAGTCAGAGCAGCAGTCACTGGCGGCCCGCGGGCTCGACTTCGTCACCGACACGTACCTTCCAACGCGGCTCGAAGAGATGAACGTTCTCTAA
- a CDS encoding DNA topoisomerase VI subunit B: MTSLQSSLGDESEIAQELAESQRAISIAEFFEKNKHMLGFDSGARGLVTAVKEAVDNALDAAEEAAILPDIYVEIQENGQYYRLIVEDNGPGITKDSLPKVFGKLLYGSRFHAREQSRGQQGIGISAAVLYSQLTSGKPAKITSRTQGSADAQYYELIVDTDENEPEISVDKQTTWDRPHGTRIEIEMEANMRARQQLHDYIKHTAVVNPHARIELKEPSEHFKFERVTDQLPDETEEIRPHPHGVELGTVLKMLEATDSHSISGFLQNEFTRVGKKTAESVIEAFRDRHFGRGMTWPAPVSGEDVDVVAAVTEATANKGASATEEFATTIAAEIDDAGRVAYHDVEEIVDDAATAAEEAHGTTFGTTVRENAVEAAWLELAPVTSDDDLSIDETRTAADLYRRVNDATSSRKDDAVLDAFATRLAGKFADEDDHRHRLTRATLRSHVDRAAELTEDRDDTSFGDTARENVTEELWGLMATVPTDPPLVRELADDRDGASDLVEAMRSTDIMAPPTRCLAPITDELIEAGLKKEFDADFYAAATRDAEVSGGDPFVVEAGIAYGGELEAEGSADVLRFANRVPLVYQRGACATTDVVKSIGWRNYGLDQPGGSGLPNGPAVIMVHVASTNVPFTSESKDAVANVPEIEDEIELAIREASRELKRYLNKRRSMQQRREKRNKLGTILPEMAKKLSAVTGREPLVIDDSIARIMNNVLVERTVEDGTVTITVENNADTIADVDLTDIVSVEPQETNGAQVIEMDGEWFVKWSESVGSGDEASLEYSVDGDADFDLSVEGIEDELLTVNA, from the coding sequence ATGACGTCGCTTCAGTCGTCACTCGGTGACGAATCAGAAATCGCCCAGGAGCTCGCGGAGAGTCAACGGGCGATTTCGATCGCCGAGTTCTTCGAGAAGAACAAGCACATGCTCGGCTTCGACAGCGGTGCCCGGGGCCTCGTCACGGCTGTGAAAGAAGCCGTCGACAACGCGCTGGACGCCGCCGAAGAGGCCGCTATTCTCCCGGATATCTACGTCGAGATCCAGGAAAACGGGCAGTACTACCGACTGATCGTCGAGGACAACGGTCCCGGGATCACCAAGGACTCCCTTCCGAAAGTATTCGGGAAATTGCTCTACGGCTCTCGCTTTCACGCCAGAGAACAGAGTCGCGGCCAGCAGGGGATTGGTATCTCTGCCGCCGTCCTCTACTCGCAGTTGACCAGCGGAAAGCCAGCCAAGATCACGAGCCGCACGCAGGGTTCGGCAGACGCACAGTACTACGAGCTCATCGTCGACACCGACGAGAACGAACCGGAGATCAGCGTCGACAAGCAGACGACGTGGGATCGGCCTCACGGGACGCGCATCGAAATCGAGATGGAAGCCAACATGCGCGCCCGCCAGCAGCTTCACGACTACATCAAACACACGGCTGTCGTCAATCCCCACGCGCGGATCGAGTTGAAGGAGCCGTCCGAGCACTTCAAATTCGAGCGCGTGACCGACCAGTTACCCGACGAGACCGAGGAGATCCGACCGCATCCACACGGTGTAGAGCTGGGAACTGTCCTGAAGATGCTCGAGGCGACCGACTCACACTCCATCTCCGGTTTCCTCCAGAACGAGTTTACCCGGGTCGGCAAGAAGACGGCAGAATCTGTCATCGAAGCGTTCCGCGACCGACACTTCGGCCGCGGGATGACATGGCCGGCACCCGTTTCCGGTGAGGACGTCGACGTCGTCGCTGCAGTGACAGAAGCAACGGCGAACAAGGGTGCCAGCGCGACCGAAGAATTCGCGACGACCATCGCCGCCGAAATCGACGACGCCGGACGCGTCGCCTACCACGATGTCGAGGAAATCGTCGACGATGCGGCGACAGCGGCCGAGGAGGCACACGGCACGACGTTCGGGACGACCGTCAGGGAGAACGCCGTCGAAGCGGCGTGGCTGGAGCTAGCGCCCGTCACGTCGGACGACGACCTGTCGATCGACGAGACGCGAACGGCCGCCGACCTCTACCGGCGAGTGAACGACGCGACCAGTTCTCGGAAGGACGACGCCGTGCTGGACGCCTTCGCCACACGATTGGCCGGCAAGTTCGCAGACGAGGACGACCACCGCCACCGACTCACGCGGGCGACACTTCGCTCACACGTCGACCGGGCCGCCGAGCTAACCGAAGATCGAGACGACACGAGTTTCGGTGATACAGCACGTGAGAACGTCACCGAGGAACTCTGGGGACTCATGGCGACCGTCCCGACGGATCCGCCGCTCGTGCGCGAACTCGCAGACGACCGTGACGGTGCGAGTGATCTGGTCGAAGCGATGCGCTCGACCGACATCATGGCCCCGCCGACACGATGTCTCGCGCCGATCACGGACGAGTTGATCGAAGCCGGACTCAAGAAGGAGTTCGACGCCGACTTCTACGCGGCGGCGACGCGCGACGCGGAGGTCTCCGGTGGCGATCCGTTCGTCGTCGAAGCCGGCATCGCCTACGGCGGCGAACTCGAGGCCGAGGGGTCGGCTGACGTCCTGCGATTCGCCAATCGCGTCCCGCTCGTCTACCAGCGAGGCGCCTGTGCGACGACCGACGTCGTGAAGTCGATCGGCTGGCGCAACTACGGCCTGGACCAGCCTGGCGGGTCGGGACTGCCGAACGGACCTGCCGTCATCATGGTCCACGTCGCCTCGACCAACGTGCCGTTCACCAGTGAGTCGAAAGACGCCGTCGCGAACGTCCCCGAAATCGAAGACGAGATCGAACTGGCGATCCGCGAGGCGTCACGCGAACTCAAACGGTATCTGAACAAGCGCCGGTCGATGCAACAGCGTCGGGAGAAACGGAACAAACTGGGGACCATCCTGCCGGAGATGGCCAAGAAACTATCCGCCGTCACCGGCCGTGAACCGCTCGTCATCGACGATTCGATCGCCCGGATCATGAACAACGTCCTCGTCGAGCGGACGGTCGAGGACGGGACGGTCACGATCACCGTCGAGAACAACGCTGACACCATCGCCGACGTCGATCTGACGGACATCGTCTCCGTGGAACCACAGGAGACCAACGGGGCGCAGGTGATCGAAATGGACGGCGAGTGGTTCGTCAAGTGGTCCGAGTCCGTGGGATCGGGAGACGAAGCATCTCTCGAGTACAGCGTCGACGGCGATGCCGACTTCGATCTCTCCGTCGAGGGGATCGAAGACGAACTCCTGACGGTAAACGCATAA
- a CDS encoding MBL fold metallo-hydrolase has product MTVSHGPLDIDWLGYATIRIAGRTGTSVYVDPGRYDVLADHRPRDGDLVLVSHAHHYDPDGIERVAHEDALVVCHDSIDATEIDRVSRQPESLPFDVERVRADESFALGPLDLFTTPAYNEPGGAHTRADGTPFHPEGSGCGFGLTMDGVTVFWPGDTDVLSLHETLAVDVFCPPIGGRFTMNRDEAAELATQIRPDLVVPVHYDTFDDIETDQRAFVIDVATAGVPVALDE; this is encoded by the coding sequence ATGACGGTCTCGCACGGCCCACTCGACATCGACTGGCTCGGGTACGCGACGATTCGCATCGCCGGCCGGACGGGGACGAGCGTCTACGTCGACCCCGGTCGGTACGACGTCCTCGCAGACCATCGCCCGCGTGACGGCGATCTCGTGCTGGTCAGTCACGCCCACCACTACGATCCAGACGGGATCGAGCGGGTGGCCCACGAGGATGCACTGGTCGTCTGTCACGACTCGATCGATGCGACCGAAATCGATCGCGTCTCTCGCCAACCTGAGTCACTCCCGTTCGACGTCGAACGCGTCCGCGCCGACGAATCGTTCGCGCTCGGCCCGCTCGATCTGTTCACCACGCCGGCGTACAACGAACCCGGCGGGGCGCACACCCGCGCGGACGGCACTCCCTTCCACCCGGAGGGGTCCGGTTGCGGGTTCGGGCTCACGATGGATGGCGTCACTGTCTTCTGGCCAGGTGATACGGACGTTCTCTCACTCCACGAAACACTGGCCGTCGACGTTTTCTGCCCCCCGATCGGCGGTCGGTTCACGATGAACCGCGACGAAGCGGCCGAGTTGGCGACGCAGATACGGCCGGACCTCGTCGTACCTGTCCACTACGATACGTTCGACGACATCGAAACTGACCAACGCGCGTTCGTCATCGACGTAGCGACGGCCGGTGTGCCGGTCGCCCTCGACGAATAA
- a CDS encoding UbiA family prenyltransferase → MSDSVMDASHGRSDVVDGMLTLVHSNVFIALAATSWVVTTAVLAGLPLDPLPPFIVFAVTLFVYSLNRFTDIDEDEYNVPGRAAFTKRYGRFLLIIGTLAYLGAVGFALAFDLPRAELLLAPIAVITLYSVLGLKRIFLVKNLLVGIAWGGIPLGVGVYYGVPMDTEILLLTAYVVAMLTIAAVIFDLKDIVGDRHEGIVTVPRVIGTRRTRLYSAGATVVVTFGVVAAIWASLVPPRYLVLLAFSAYVFSYCLSADPDASPLFYGLVVDGEHLFFALLVAILAAIGVL, encoded by the coding sequence ATGAGCGATTCCGTGATGGACGCGTCACACGGACGATCCGACGTGGTCGATGGTATGCTCACCCTCGTCCACAGTAACGTCTTCATCGCTCTCGCGGCGACGAGCTGGGTCGTGACTACCGCCGTCCTCGCGGGACTCCCACTCGACCCGCTTCCACCGTTCATCGTCTTTGCCGTGACACTGTTCGTCTACAGCCTCAACCGATTCACCGACATCGACGAGGACGAGTACAACGTCCCGGGTCGAGCGGCGTTTACGAAACGGTACGGGCGCTTTCTCCTGATCATCGGCACACTCGCCTATCTTGGCGCTGTCGGGTTCGCACTCGCGTTCGACCTCCCCCGCGCCGAACTGTTACTCGCACCGATCGCCGTCATCACGCTCTACTCCGTGCTGGGCCTGAAGCGAATCTTCCTCGTGAAGAACCTGCTCGTCGGCATCGCCTGGGGTGGGATTCCCCTCGGCGTCGGCGTCTACTACGGCGTCCCGATGGACACCGAAATCCTCCTTCTGACCGCGTACGTGGTGGCAATGCTGACGATCGCCGCGGTTATCTTCGACCTCAAGGACATCGTCGGCGATCGTCACGAAGGGATCGTAACCGTCCCCCGCGTCATCGGCACGCGTCGCACGCGCCTGTACTCTGCAGGGGCGACGGTCGTCGTCACCTTCGGCGTCGTCGCCGCCATCTGGGCATCGCTCGTCCCCCCACGGTACCTCGTCCTCCTCGCGTTTAGCGCGTACGTGTTTTCGTACTGCCTGTCCGCCGACCCGGACGCGAGCCCGCTCTTCTACGGGCTGGTCGTCGACGGCGAGCACCTCTTTTTCGCCCTCCTCGTCGCCATCCTCGCTGCAATCGGTGTGCTGTGA
- a CDS encoding fumarylacetoacetate hydrolase family protein yields the protein MKYARFRDPAGAVRRGTVDGDTISFGRNEYDMDAVQLLPPCEPSKIVCIGRNYAAHAEELGNEVPDRPLLFLKPPNTLAAQGDTITAPAGTERLEVEAELGVVIGEQCRDVPAERAMDVVAGYTCVDDVSNRDDQRQEQNWVRGKAFDGAAPIGPVLATPDEVPDDAGVRSYINGEQAQSGSLSQLIFDVPTLIAEITSYLTLEPGDVIATGTPEGVTPLADGDEVAIEIDGVGRLTHSVRWP from the coding sequence ATGAAATACGCACGATTCCGCGACCCGGCCGGGGCTGTTCGTCGTGGCACCGTCGACGGCGACACGATCTCGTTCGGGAGGAACGAGTACGATATGGACGCGGTGCAGCTTCTCCCCCCGTGTGAGCCCTCGAAGATCGTCTGTATCGGGCGCAACTACGCCGCCCACGCCGAAGAACTGGGGAACGAGGTCCCGGATCGGCCGCTGCTCTTCCTGAAGCCGCCGAATACGCTTGCTGCACAGGGGGATACGATCACGGCGCCAGCGGGAACGGAACGTCTCGAGGTCGAAGCAGAGCTTGGTGTCGTGATTGGCGAACAGTGTCGGGACGTCCCCGCCGAACGCGCGATGGACGTCGTCGCCGGATATACGTGCGTCGACGACGTCTCCAATCGAGACGATCAACGCCAGGAGCAAAACTGGGTTCGCGGGAAAGCGTTCGACGGTGCGGCCCCGATCGGTCCCGTCCTCGCCACGCCGGACGAAGTGCCCGACGACGCCGGTGTTCGGTCGTATATTAACGGCGAACAGGCCCAATCGGGTTCACTCTCGCAGCTTATCTTCGACGTTCCGACGCTCATCGCCGAAATCACGTCCTACCTGACGCTGGAGCCGGGCGACGTGATCGCAACCGGGACTCCTGAAGGCGTCACACCGCTGGCCGACGGCGACGAAGTCGCTATCGAGATCGACGGCGTTGGGCGACTGACTCACTCGGTTCGCTGGCCCTGA